One Rickettsia prowazekii str. Breinl genomic region harbors:
- the glyS gene encoding glycine--tRNA ligase subunit beta: protein MSELLLELFSEEIPAFMQKNAEEGYLKIFTKIFEENEIFAKVQVFAGPRRITLHATHVPKVILPKEEEIKGPSIEAPEIAINGFCKAHNVSKLDLSTKLRNNKLYYFFVKKTKQRETKEILPKIIIDAINKYSWTKSMFWGCYKIKWIRPLRNILCIFDGEILPLRFGHLSTNNITYGHRLTNNKKLEIIDFENYRNKLLENNVILERLKREEIIKVGLLELANAQNLNIKQDVCLIEEVTGLSEFPVVLLGKIPQKFLELPEEVIVSVMRTHQKYFCLFDKNGSFAPYFLFVINGRFVNTELIIQGNEKVLSARLADALYFYKNDIAKTLESRLDKLKSVIFHTKLGSLKEKVDRITDICRYIAPDNIDLIMAAKLCKSDLVSDMVGEFPDLQGIMGYYYAKHEELNEEVAKAIRDHYKPQGLNDNVPSGNATLLALADKLDSLVGLIIVGETPNGSGDPYALRRQALGIIRIIIENKLEINFINLISFSVSLYKVSSNSHLDSVISFFEERAKFYFKNDYDITLINAVLDLNLVDTKFKLDTLKEFLVQDVGKQLLNAYKRVSNIMGNQKITGLVDASLFSTQYEKELFEVIQKISQQIIVIIANKDYQKALNLLSSLLKPITSFFDNVLVNDSDPKIAQNRLSLLQNTCEVFDKVAKFCRL from the coding sequence GTGAGTGAATTATTATTAGAGCTATTTAGTGAAGAAATACCTGCATTTATGCAAAAAAATGCTGAAGAGGGTTATTTAAAAATATTCACAAAAATTTTTGAGGAAAATGAAATATTTGCAAAAGTACAAGTATTCGCAGGACCACGTAGGATAACACTACATGCTACCCATGTGCCAAAGGTTATTTTGCCAAAAGAGGAAGAAATTAAAGGGCCGAGTATAGAAGCTCCGGAAATCGCGATTAACGGCTTTTGTAAAGCACATAATGTTAGTAAACTCGATCTTTCTACTAAATTAAGGAATAATAAGCTATATTATTTCTTTGTAAAAAAGACAAAACAAAGAGAAACAAAGGAGATTTTGCCAAAGATTATTATAGATGCTATTAATAAATATAGTTGGACAAAGTCGATGTTTTGGGGTTGTTATAAAATAAAATGGATAAGACCTTTGCGAAATATTTTATGTATATTTGACGGTGAAATATTACCACTGCGATTTGGGCATTTAAGCACTAATAATATTACGTATGGGCATCGTCTTACTAATAATAAAAAATTAGAAATAATAGATTTTGAAAATTATAGAAATAAGCTTTTGGAAAATAACGTTATTTTAGAAAGATTAAAGCGAGAAGAAATAATTAAGGTTGGCTTATTAGAGTTAGCAAATGCACAAAATCTAAATATAAAACAAGATGTGTGTTTAATAGAAGAAGTAACAGGGCTTAGCGAATTTCCTGTCGTATTACTTGGGAAAATACCGCAAAAATTCTTAGAATTACCTGAGGAAGTGATAGTCTCTGTGATGCGTACACATCAGAAATATTTTTGTCTATTTGATAAAAATGGAAGTTTTGCTCCATATTTTCTCTTTGTTATTAATGGTAGATTTGTAAATACTGAGCTCATTATTCAAGGAAACGAAAAAGTTTTATCAGCGAGGCTTGCTGATGCTTTATATTTTTATAAGAATGATATAGCTAAAACTTTAGAATCAAGATTAGATAAATTAAAATCTGTAATATTTCATACAAAGCTTGGTAGTTTAAAAGAAAAAGTCGATCGCATAACCGATATTTGTCGTTATATAGCTCCAGATAATATAGATTTAATTATGGCAGCTAAACTTTGTAAGAGTGATCTTGTTTCTGATATGGTTGGAGAATTTCCTGATTTACAGGGGATTATGGGCTATTATTATGCAAAGCATGAAGAGCTCAATGAAGAAGTCGCTAAAGCAATCAGAGATCATTATAAACCTCAAGGTTTAAACGATAATGTACCTAGCGGAAATGCTACACTACTTGCTTTAGCAGACAAGTTAGATAGTTTAGTAGGTTTGATTATAGTTGGTGAAACGCCAAACGGTTCAGGCGATCCATATGCCTTAAGGCGTCAAGCTCTTGGTATAATAAGAATAATAATTGAAAATAAATTAGAAATAAATTTTATTAATTTAATTAGTTTCTCTGTAAGTTTATACAAGGTTTCATCTAATAGTCATTTAGATTCAGTAATATCTTTCTTTGAAGAAAGAGCAAAATTTTACTTTAAAAATGATTATGATATTACATTAATTAATGCAGTCCTTGATTTAAATCTAGTGGATACCAAATTTAAGCTGGATACATTAAAAGAATTTTTAGTACAAGATGTAGGTAAGCAATTATTAAATGCTTATAAGCGAGTTAGCAATATAATGGGTAATCAGAAAATTACTGGCTTAGTTGATGCGAGTCTATTTAGTACGCAGTATGAAAAAGAATTATTTGAAGTAATTCAAAAAATTTCTCAACAAATTATAGTTATAATAGCTAATAAAGATTATCAGAAAGCATTAAATTTATTATCATCTCTATTAAAACCAATTACTAGCTTTTTTGATAACGTACTTGTTAATGATTCTGATCCAAAAATCGCTCAAAATCGTTTATCGTTGTTACAAAATACTTGTGAAGTATTTGATAAAGTAGCTAAGTTTTGTCGTTTGTAA
- a CDS encoding L-threonylcarbamoyladenylate synthase, with the protein MINKAVQFIKSGKVVVFPTETVYGIGADATNNEACLKIFQFKNRPAINPLIVHVTSIVQAKAIGEFNKLAEKIASKFWPGPLSIVVPLKDNVNIAPSVTAGLNTIALRIPSYPIALALIRQSVVPIAAPSANPSNYISPTNAEHVTKHFKDNREIFILAPEIYQCEYGLESTIIDTTTVIPTILREGFITSEILEELLGVKILKASEINSIVKAPGMLKKHYSPNVHVRLNAINLNDKEIGLNFGNSNLTGKFALNLSTEGNIIEAAANLYSYLRILDDYAVSNDINCIAVAPVPLTNIGAAINDRLKRAAKS; encoded by the coding sequence ATGATCAATAAAGCAGTGCAATTTATCAAATCCGGTAAAGTAGTTGTATTCCCAACTGAAACAGTTTATGGGATTGGTGCAGATGCAACAAATAATGAGGCGTGTTTAAAAATTTTTCAGTTTAAAAATCGTCCTGCTATTAATCCACTGATCGTGCATGTTACATCTATAGTGCAAGCAAAAGCTATAGGGGAATTTAATAAACTTGCTGAAAAAATAGCAAGCAAATTTTGGCCTGGACCATTATCTATAGTTGTCCCATTAAAAGATAATGTAAATATTGCGCCTAGTGTAACTGCAGGGCTAAATACCATAGCACTTCGGATCCCATCTTATCCTATAGCATTAGCGCTTATCAGACAATCAGTTGTACCTATAGCTGCACCAAGTGCTAATCCTTCAAATTATATTAGTCCTACTAACGCTGAGCATGTCACAAAACATTTTAAAGATAATCGTGAAATTTTTATTTTAGCTCCTGAAATCTATCAATGTGAATATGGTTTAGAGTCAACGATCATTGATACTACAACTGTTATTCCTACTATTCTTAGAGAAGGATTCATCACTTCTGAAATTTTAGAAGAGTTACTTGGAGTAAAAATTTTAAAAGCATCAGAAATAAATAGCATAGTAAAAGCTCCTGGAATGCTTAAAAAACACTATTCTCCCAATGTGCATGTTAGATTAAATGCTATAAATTTAAATGATAAAGAAATTGGATTAAATTTTGGCAATAGCAATCTTACAGGAAAATTTGCATTGAATTTAAGTACTGAAGGTAACATTATAGAAGCTGCAGCAAATCTTTATTCATATTTAAGAATTCTTGATGATTATGCAGTTAGTAATGATATAAACTGTATAGCAGTTGCTCCAGTGCCCTTAACGAATATTGGTGCTGCTATTAATGATCGGTTAAAGCGTGCTGCAAAATCATAA
- the trmB gene encoding bifunctional peptide chain release factor N(5)-glutamine methyltransferase PrmC/tRNA (guanosine(46)-N7)-methyltransferase TrmB has translation MQYSIKQILSNANDKLNKIGINLPGLEARILLQHVTNKPIEHLLIKLNEQLSEAEIEAFEKLLERRLAHEPIAYIIGVKEFYSREFIVNKHVLIPRIDTEVLVDVVIGLVVSRNNLHMFSKLKSLDSVLTTQSYNILELGTGSGCIAISLLCELPNTNIIATDISVDAIKVAKSNSIKYNVTDRIQIIHSNWFEKLDKQKFDFIVSNPPYISHTEKLKMAIETINYEPSIALFAEEDGLEAYSIIAKNAKQFLKPNGKIILEIGFSQAAKVSKIFLNYGYNIDYIYRDLQSHNRVIEISPINLNRSYARRIGKSLSKMQQKLLDNELPKYLFSKEKFKSEKRKVFLEIGFGMGEHLINQAKINPDTLFIGVEVYLNGVANVLKHSAQHNITNFLLFPNNLDLILNDLPNNSLDGIYILFPDPWIKNKKKKKRIFNKERLKILQNKLKNNGNLVFASDIENYFYEAMALIRQNGNFEIIHNDDYLQPHDNYIITKYHQKAINANRTAKFMILQHALTDH, from the coding sequence ATGCAATATTCCATCAAGCAAATTCTTAGCAATGCTAACGATAAATTAAATAAAATAGGTATTAATTTACCAGGATTAGAAGCGCGTATTTTATTACAGCATGTTACAAATAAACCTATTGAGCATTTGCTTATTAAACTTAATGAACAATTGAGTGAAGCTGAAATAGAAGCTTTTGAAAAACTGTTAGAGAGAAGATTAGCACACGAACCAATAGCATATATTATAGGTGTTAAAGAATTTTACTCGCGTGAATTTATCGTTAATAAGCATGTATTAATCCCACGTATCGATACAGAGGTTTTGGTAGATGTGGTCATAGGATTAGTAGTATCACGCAACAACTTGCACATGTTCTCCAAATTAAAAAGCTTAGACTCAGTGTTGACTACACAGTCTTACAACATACTCGAACTCGGTACAGGTAGCGGTTGCATTGCTATCAGTTTATTATGTGAACTACCAAATACGAACATAATTGCAACCGATATAAGTGTCGATGCAATAAAAGTTGCTAAAAGTAATAGCATAAAATATAATGTAACTGATCGTATTCAGATTATTCATAGTAATTGGTTTGAAAAGCTAGACAAACAAAAATTTGATTTTATAGTTAGCAACCCACCTTATATATCGCATACAGAAAAACTAAAAATGGCGATTGAAACAATCAATTACGAGCCATCCATTGCATTATTTGCTGAAGAAGACGGTTTAGAAGCTTATAGTATAATTGCTAAAAATGCTAAACAATTCTTAAAACCGAACGGTAAGATTATACTCGAAATAGGCTTTAGTCAAGCAGCTAAAGTGAGTAAGATCTTTTTGAATTACGGCTATAATATTGATTATATTTATCGGGATTTACAATCGCACAACAGAGTAATAGAAATTTCACCTATTAATCTAAATCGATCATATGCAAGGCGGATAGGCAAAAGCTTATCAAAAATGCAACAAAAGTTATTAGATAATGAATTACCAAAATATTTATTTTCTAAAGAAAAATTTAAAAGTGAAAAGCGTAAGGTATTTCTTGAGATAGGCTTTGGTATGGGTGAGCATCTCATTAACCAAGCAAAAATTAATCCTGATACACTTTTTATCGGAGTAGAGGTATATTTAAACGGAGTAGCAAACGTTTTAAAACATTCCGCTCAACATAACATCACGAATTTTTTATTATTCCCTAATAATTTAGATTTAATATTAAACGATTTACCAAATAATAGTTTAGATGGAATCTATATTTTATTTCCCGATCCATGGATAAAAAATAAAAAAAAGAAGAAACGCATTTTTAATAAGGAACGTCTAAAAATTTTACAAAATAAGCTAAAAAATAACGGTAATTTAGTATTTGCTTCAGATATTGAAAATTATTTTTATGAAGCAATGGCACTAATAAGACAAAACGGTAATTTTGAAATTATTCATAACGATGATTATTTACAACCACATGATAATTATATCATCACAAAATATCATCAAAAAGCTATTAATGCAAATAGAACAGCAAAATTTATGATTTTGCAGCACGCTTTAACCGATCATTAA
- a CDS encoding RluA family pseudouridine synthase codes for MLTYNVPKELNNTRLDKALSLLLKKVSRNQVQKAIKNYCVQVNGVIISDSDVLVKENDTILFSFKEPEELKITAANITLDIIYEDDDLIVINKAAGMTVHPGIRHHDNTLVNALLHHTKYLSDIGSAERPGIVHRLDKDTTGLMVVAKNNKTHILLANQIKQRQVIRKYKALVWGVINPLEGIIKNNVGRNRNNRKKMTILKYGGKKAVTYYKTLELFYGGTLSMVECKLSTGRTHQIRVQLSNLKHSVVGDQTYGNNNRKIINSPPKLKAKLIAFKRQALHSWYLSFTHPTSNDIMAFSCELPRDMQEIITD; via the coding sequence ATGTTAACCTATAATGTACCAAAGGAACTAAACAACACAAGGCTTGATAAAGCTTTATCATTACTCCTGAAAAAGGTCTCAAGAAATCAAGTTCAAAAAGCTATTAAGAATTATTGTGTACAAGTTAATGGTGTGATTATTTCTGATTCTGATGTTTTGGTCAAGGAGAATGATACTATATTATTTTCTTTTAAAGAGCCTGAAGAGCTAAAAATTACAGCAGCAAATATAACACTTGATATAATTTATGAAGATGATGATTTGATAGTAATTAACAAAGCAGCAGGTATGACTGTACATCCAGGTATAAGACATCACGATAATACTCTTGTTAACGCATTACTGCACCATACAAAGTATCTATCAGATATTGGTTCAGCAGAAAGACCAGGCATAGTACATCGTTTAGATAAAGACACTACAGGTTTAATGGTTGTTGCTAAAAATAATAAAACACATATTCTGCTTGCCAATCAGATAAAACAAAGGCAGGTAATACGGAAATATAAAGCATTAGTTTGGGGAGTAATTAATCCACTAGAAGGAATAATTAAGAATAATGTAGGTCGTAATAGAAATAATCGAAAAAAAATGACAATATTAAAATACGGCGGCAAAAAAGCTGTTACGTATTACAAGACTTTAGAGCTATTTTACGGCGGTACTCTTAGTATGGTGGAATGCAAGCTTAGTACCGGGAGAACGCACCAAATCAGAGTACAGTTAAGTAATTTAAAGCATTCAGTAGTTGGTGACCAAACTTATGGTAATAACAACCGTAAAATTATTAATTCACCACCTAAACTAAAAGCTAAATTAATAGCTTTTAAACGCCAAGCTCTTCATTCTTGGTATTTAAGTTTTACACATCCAACTAGTAATGATATTATGGCATTTTCTTGTGAACTACCAAGAGATATGCAAGAGATCATAACCGATTAG
- a CDS encoding uracil-DNA glycosylase, giving the protein MNDMFKWLNAIGVEYYCYEHTPQLKISHNTAITEKKQVKLMHTTEAVFNNNVHDNITLSRSLADKANNIVELRESLLNFNGCELKKFATNTVFGDGNPQANIMLIGEAPGNTEDLKGIPFCGESGNLLDNMLYAIGISRNNFYITNMVFWRPPANRQPTLEEVDICRPFVEKHIALINPKLLILVGSTAATSLLGKNACITKIRQEYYFYTNKYISTPIQTTAIFHPAYLLRQPMQKRTSWYDLLKIKEYLVNNRVIA; this is encoded by the coding sequence ATGAATGATATGTTTAAATGGTTAAATGCAATCGGTGTTGAATATTATTGCTACGAACACACACCACAATTAAAAATATCTCACAATACTGCAATCACTGAAAAAAAACAAGTTAAACTGATGCATACAACAGAAGCGGTATTTAATAATAATGTTCATGATAATATAACGTTATCAAGATCTCTTGCAGACAAAGCTAATAATATCGTAGAACTAAGAGAATCTCTACTAAATTTTAATGGTTGTGAACTTAAGAAGTTTGCTACTAATACAGTTTTCGGTGATGGTAATCCACAAGCTAACATTATGTTAATAGGCGAAGCTCCAGGGAATACTGAGGATTTAAAAGGAATACCTTTTTGCGGTGAAAGTGGTAATTTACTTGATAATATGTTGTATGCTATAGGTATTTCACGGAATAATTTTTATATTACTAATATGGTATTTTGGCGTCCTCCTGCTAATAGACAACCAACTCTAGAAGAAGTTGATATTTGCAGACCTTTCGTAGAAAAACATATTGCTCTAATTAATCCTAAGTTGCTTATTTTAGTCGGTAGCACTGCTGCAACGAGTTTACTTGGAAAAAATGCATGTATTACTAAAATTAGACAAGAATATTATTTTTATACAAATAAATATATATCAACTCCTATTCAAACTACTGCAATCTTTCACCCTGCATACTTACTTAGACAACCTATGCAAAAACGTACCTCTTGGTATGATCTACTAAAGATTAAGGAATATTTGGTGAATAATAGAGTCATTGCATAA
- a CDS encoding citrate synthase, with product MTNGNNNNLEFAELKIRGKLFKLPILKASIGKDVIDISRVSAEADYFTYDPGFMSTASCQSTITYIDGDKGILWYRGYDIKDLAEKSDFLEVAYLMIYGELPSSDQYCNFTKKVAHHSLVNERLHYLFQTFCSSSHPMAIMLAAVGSLSAFYPDLLNFNETDYELTAIRMIAKIPTIAAMSYKYSIGQPFIYPDNSLDFTENFLHMMFATPCTKYKVNPIIKNALNKIFILHADHEQNASTSTVRIAGSSGANPFACISTGIASLWGPAHGGANEAVINMLKEIGSSENIPKYVAKAKDKNDPFRLMGFGHRVYKSYDPRAAVLKETCKEVLNELGQLDNNPLLQIAIELEALALKDEYFIERKLYPNVDFYSGIIYKAMGIPSQMFTVLFAIARTVGWMAQWKEMHEDPEQKISRPRQLYTGYLHREYKCIVERK from the coding sequence ATGACTAATGGCAATAATAATAACTTAGAATTTGCAGAATTAAAAATTAGAGGTAAACTATTTAAGTTACCTATACTTAAAGCAAGTATCGGTAAAGATGTAATCGATATAAGTAGGGTATCTGCGGAAGCCGATTACTTTACTTATGATCCGGGTTTTATGTCTACTGCTTCTTGTCAATCTACTATCACATATATAGACGGTGATAAAGGCATATTATGGTATCGAGGATATGATATTAAAGACTTAGCTGAGAAAAGTGATTTTTTAGAAGTGGCATATTTGATGATTTATGGGGAGCTACCAAGTAGTGATCAGTATTGTAATTTTACTAAAAAGGTTGCTCATCATTCATTAGTGAATGAAAGATTACACTATTTATTTCAAACCTTTTGTAGTTCTTCTCATCCTATGGCTATTATGCTTGCAGCTGTTGGTTCTCTTTCAGCATTCTATCCTGATTTATTAAATTTTAATGAAACAGACTATGAACTTACCGCTATTAGAATGATTGCTAAGATACCTACTATCGCTGCAATGTCTTATAAATATTCTATAGGGCAACCGTTTATTTATCCTGATAATTCATTAGATTTTACCGAAAATTTTCTACATATGATGTTTGCAACTCCTTGTACTAAATATAAAGTAAATCCAATAATAAAAAATGCTCTTAATAAGATATTTATCTTACATGCAGACCATGAGCAGAATGCTTCTACTTCAACAGTTCGGATTGCTGGCTCATCAGGAGCTAATCCTTTTGCATGTATTAGCACTGGTATTGCATCACTTTGGGGGCCTGCTCACGGCGGGGCTAATGAAGCAGTGATAAATATGCTTAAAGAAATTGGCAGTTCTGAGAATATTCCTAAATATGTAGCTAAAGCTAAAGATAAGAATGATCCATTTAGGTTAATGGGTTTTGGTCATCGAGTATATAAAAGCTATGACCCGCGTGCCGCAGTACTTAAAGAAACTTGTAAAGAAGTATTAAATGAATTAGGTCAGTTAGACAATAATCCGCTGTTACAAATAGCAATAGAACTTGAAGCTCTCGCTCTTAAAGATGAATATTTTATTGAAAGAAAATTATATCCAAATGTTGATTTTTATTCAGGCATTATCTATAAAGCTATGGGTATACCGTCGCAAATGTTCACTGTACTTTTTGCAATAGCAAGAACCGTAGGTTGGATGGCACAATGGAAAGAAATGCACGAAGATCCTGAACAAAAAATCAGTAGACCTAGACAGCTTTACACTGGTTATCTACATAGAGAGTATAAGTGTATTGTAGAAAGAAAGTGA
- the obgE gene encoding GTPase ObgE, giving the protein MHFIDEVKIYIKGGNGGNGCISFHREKFIDRGGPDGGDGGFGGSVIFRSNHHINTLVNYRYQQHFTAENGENGKGSNRSGKSGKSLILDVPVGTQIFSQDGDILLYDFTEDEKSFEIIKGGCGGLGNSHFKTSVNQAPRKSTEGEIAEEMWIHLRLKLLSDVGLIGLPNAGKSTFLSVVTAAKPKIADYPFTTLVPNLGVVYIDDEEFVIADIPGLIAGAHQGYGLGDKFLKHIERCNVLIHLIDGASNNVIADYNTVRFELESYSDYLKNKIEIICLNKCDVLVDEEIQKKIKKLQKVTNKVVHPISTYNNQGVNKIVKLALEIIKNQKY; this is encoded by the coding sequence ATGCATTTTATTGATGAAGTTAAAATATATATAAAAGGTGGAAACGGCGGCAATGGTTGTATTAGTTTTCATCGTGAGAAATTTATTGATAGAGGTGGACCAGATGGTGGAGATGGTGGATTTGGTGGCAGTGTTATTTTTAGAAGTAATCACCATATTAATACACTAGTGAATTATCGATATCAACAACATTTTACCGCAGAAAACGGCGAAAACGGTAAAGGGTCAAATCGAAGTGGAAAATCAGGAAAATCATTAATTCTTGATGTTCCAGTCGGCACTCAAATTTTTTCTCAGGATGGCGATATATTATTGTATGATTTCACTGAAGATGAAAAAAGTTTTGAAATAATTAAAGGAGGATGTGGTGGTCTTGGTAACAGCCATTTCAAAACATCTGTTAATCAAGCACCAAGAAAGAGTACAGAAGGGGAAATTGCTGAAGAAATGTGGATTCATTTGAGACTAAAACTACTCTCTGATGTCGGACTTATTGGATTACCCAATGCCGGTAAATCTACTTTTTTATCTGTTGTAACGGCAGCAAAACCTAAGATTGCTGATTATCCATTTACTACTTTAGTGCCGAATCTTGGAGTTGTATATATTGATGATGAAGAGTTTGTGATAGCTGATATTCCAGGTTTGATTGCCGGAGCTCATCAAGGGTACGGACTAGGAGATAAATTCTTAAAGCATATAGAAAGATGTAATGTATTAATACATTTAATAGATGGTGCTAGTAATAATGTAATTGCAGATTATAATACGGTACGTTTTGAACTTGAGTCATATTCTGATTATCTAAAAAATAAAATCGAAATTATATGTCTTAATAAATGTGATGTTCTTGTTGATGAAGAAATACAAAAAAAAATAAAAAAGCTTCAAAAAGTTACTAATAAAGTAGTGCACCCTATCTCTACTTATAATAATCAAGGTGTGAATAAAATAGTTAAACTTGCTTTAGAGATTATAAAAAATCAAAAATACTAA
- the tig gene encoding trigger factor, which yields MGIIVLKNEGLNFHARISTPLSEIDDDIQKELLDLTKKVKVAGFRAGKVPVSIVKKKYGTSVRHDIIEKRINNLVNHIIKEYNLNIIGRPKIEELQNEPDKDLEFTVKIELLPKITIPDLKKISLDRPKLAVNSQDVEIQLEKLAALTKCYTKESKTKIKDGDQVTIDAIGYIKDRAFDGGKLNDFKVVIGSNTLIQGFEQQLIGSKTGNEVDVNVTFPENYHDKNLSGKDAHFVVQIKAVHTAEPTIIDEEFAKKFQSNSLEELRTHFAKQIENESEEAINTIMKMNLFDKLEKLLDFDVPESLLEQEKNILKSETDKNKHDGSLLNGKSSKEITEYYNKLALRRVRIGLLLAEYAKFKNLQLEPDDFKKIIMQQARNFPGQENMIFDFYKNNPRAIEGLKGPALEDKTVQYIFNNEIQLKEKRYTKEELEKYLETEEQRISLI from the coding sequence ATGGGAATTATCGTATTAAAAAACGAAGGATTGAATTTTCATGCAAGAATCTCTACTCCTTTAAGTGAGATAGATGATGACATACAAAAAGAATTACTTGATTTAACCAAAAAAGTTAAAGTAGCTGGTTTTAGAGCTGGTAAAGTACCTGTTTCAATTGTTAAGAAGAAATACGGTACTTCTGTTAGGCATGATATAATAGAAAAAAGAATTAACAATTTAGTAAATCACATTATTAAAGAGTATAATCTAAATATAATAGGTAGACCAAAAATTGAAGAATTACAAAACGAACCCGATAAAGATTTAGAATTTACAGTAAAAATAGAGTTGTTGCCTAAAATTACCATTCCGGATTTAAAGAAAATTTCACTAGATCGTCCAAAATTAGCAGTAAACTCTCAAGATGTTGAAATACAATTAGAAAAACTTGCTGCATTAACAAAATGTTATACTAAAGAAAGTAAAACAAAAATAAAAGATGGTGATCAGGTTACTATTGATGCAATTGGATATATTAAGGATAGAGCTTTTGATGGTGGCAAATTAAATGATTTTAAGGTAGTAATAGGTAGTAATACCCTTATTCAAGGTTTTGAACAACAATTAATAGGTTCTAAAACAGGTAATGAAGTAGATGTTAACGTTACTTTTCCTGAAAATTATCATGATAAAAATTTATCAGGTAAAGATGCTCATTTTGTAGTACAAATTAAAGCAGTACATACTGCAGAACCTACTATTATTGATGAGGAGTTTGCTAAAAAATTCCAAAGTAATAGCCTTGAAGAATTACGTACACATTTTGCTAAACAAATAGAAAACGAATCAGAAGAAGCTATTAATACTATAATGAAAATGAACTTATTTGATAAGTTAGAAAAATTGTTAGATTTTGATGTACCTGAATCTTTATTAGAGCAAGAAAAAAATATTTTAAAGTCTGAAACTGATAAAAATAAACATGATGGATCATTATTAAACGGTAAATCCTCTAAAGAAATAACAGAATATTATAATAAATTAGCTCTACGTCGTGTACGAATAGGTTTATTACTTGCTGAATACGCAAAATTTAAAAATTTGCAACTAGAGCCTGATGATTTCAAAAAAATTATTATGCAGCAAGCACGTAATTTTCCAGGACAAGAAAATATGATATTTGATTTTTATAAAAATAATCCTAGAGCGATTGAGGGACTTAAAGGTCCTGCATTAGAAGATAAAACTGTACAATATATATTTAATAATGAAATACAACTTAAAGAAAAGAGATATACTAAGGAAGAACTAGAGAAATATCTTGAAACCGAAGAACAACGTATTAGCTTAATTTAA